From a single Fulvivirga ulvae genomic region:
- a CDS encoding mechanosensitive ion channel family protein codes for MFSEISDASEIVVDKLQGWLEALIVMLPNLVIAILVIVIAYIISKVVSNVLSRVLHRLMQNESVITLIRSITSFIIVVIGLMIALGVLNLDKTVTSVLAGVGVIGLALGFAFQDAASNLISGVIMAVQSPINVGDIIESNDVFGTVKEIGLRATIIYDPQGQDVVIPNRLIFQNLYKHYTINGSRRIDLECGISYGDDLDKVEEISLAAIKKIPYLQAGKSVEFFYKEFGDSSINFVVRYWVNFKRQPDYLQAQSDGIKNLKKAYDQNGITIPFPIRTLDFGIKGGEKLSEVLKKN; via the coding sequence ATGTTTAGTGAAATCTCAGATGCATCGGAAATAGTGGTGGACAAACTCCAGGGTTGGCTGGAGGCTCTCATTGTAATGCTACCCAATCTTGTGATTGCTATTTTGGTGATTGTTATAGCCTATATCATCTCTAAAGTAGTAAGTAATGTACTCAGCCGTGTACTGCACCGGCTCATGCAAAACGAATCGGTAATAACTCTTATCCGGTCTATTACCTCATTTATAATTGTGGTGATTGGCCTGATGATAGCCCTGGGTGTACTCAATCTTGACAAAACGGTTACTTCAGTATTGGCCGGTGTGGGTGTTATAGGCCTGGCTCTTGGTTTTGCTTTTCAGGATGCCGCCTCAAATCTCATCTCCGGTGTGATTATGGCTGTACAGAGCCCTATTAATGTTGGTGATATTATAGAATCAAATGATGTCTTCGGAACAGTTAAGGAAATTGGCTTAAGGGCTACTATAATATACGATCCGCAGGGTCAGGATGTGGTTATTCCAAACAGGTTGATCTTTCAGAACCTGTACAAGCATTATACTATAAACGGCAGCAGAAGGATTGATCTGGAATGTGGCATTTCTTATGGCGATGATCTTGACAAGGTTGAGGAAATTTCTTTAGCTGCCATCAAAAAAATACCATACTTACAAGCGGGAAAGAGTGTTGAGTTCTTCTATAAAGAATTTGGGGACAGCTCCATCAATTTTGTGGTAAGGTATTGGGTAAATTTTAAACGGCAGCCCGATTACCTTCAAGCTCAAAGTGACGGTATTAAAAATTTAAAAAAGGCATACGACCAAAATGGTATCACGATTCCATTCCCGATCCGTACACTCGATTTTGGCATAAAGGGAGGAGAAAAACTTTCTGAGGTTTTAAAAAAGAATTAA
- a CDS encoding SLC13 family permease, with protein MTFEIILLFAIVLGALVLFTSGVISVDLTALLVMVSLMGTGILTPEEGISGFSNTATTTVLALLILSEGLKNTGAVELLGDKMVSLTGRYEWFTLIVIMLISAFASAFINTTAVVAVFIPVMFRIARSTGIQVSVLLVPLSFAAMIGGASTMIGTSTNLLINSLGQSYGLAKLRIFDLTLMGGILFLSLMLYMILIGRHWLKKDSNQEEVIDDGHGPANYLTEIVIPPGSTLISKSLNGGPLAPTRDLNVLRVIRGEATFSSIHVGKLQENDILVVKANIKELIKLSNNPSVKIITNNRAVTGNTDENIETNLFEALVVPNSNLIDRKIKDVDFHRFYDAYPLAVRKGGIIGDQKLLEHKIGLGDILLMDGDSEPKTFYSKNDWITIQRIAKDEIEKHLYQKDKLAVSVAILLGVIILAVTNILPILIGAWIGVTLMILTRCITLKRAYQNVEWKVVFLLAGIIPLGTAMNKTGADALIAQGFIELTSGTSPAFVVSGLFLLTTLLTGIISNQATAVLLVPIAIRIASGLEMPPEPLVIAILFGANTSFLTPVGYQTNAMVYGPGNYRFIDFLKVGGLLCLIFWILATFLIPRLYM; from the coding sequence ATGACCTTTGAAATTATCTTATTATTTGCCATTGTACTAGGCGCATTGGTGCTTTTTACTTCTGGGGTTATATCAGTGGACCTTACCGCCCTGTTGGTTATGGTATCGTTGATGGGCACAGGTATTTTAACACCCGAAGAGGGTATTTCAGGCTTTAGTAACACCGCCACCACTACTGTACTGGCTTTGCTCATTCTCAGTGAAGGCCTTAAAAATACCGGGGCAGTGGAGTTGCTTGGTGATAAAATGGTCAGCCTTACCGGCAGGTATGAATGGTTTACACTTATTGTAATTATGTTAATCTCTGCCTTTGCCTCAGCTTTTATCAATACCACGGCTGTAGTAGCCGTATTTATTCCCGTAATGTTCAGAATAGCCCGGTCAACAGGTATTCAGGTATCTGTATTGCTGGTTCCTCTATCTTTTGCAGCCATGATAGGAGGTGCTTCCACCATGATTGGAACCTCAACTAACCTTTTGATCAATTCCTTAGGGCAGAGTTATGGACTTGCCAAACTTCGCATCTTTGACCTTACCCTTATGGGAGGGATTTTGTTTCTTTCCCTCATGCTCTATATGATACTGATAGGCAGACACTGGCTTAAAAAAGACAGTAACCAGGAGGAGGTAATTGATGACGGACATGGACCGGCCAACTACCTTACAGAAATAGTTATACCACCCGGTTCCACACTGATCAGTAAAAGCCTTAATGGCGGGCCGTTAGCTCCCACTCGGGACCTCAATGTATTGCGTGTAATCCGGGGAGAGGCCACTTTTTCATCCATACATGTAGGAAAGCTTCAGGAAAATGACATTCTGGTCGTTAAAGCTAACATTAAAGAGCTGATCAAACTCAGCAATAACCCCAGCGTGAAAATAATCACCAACAATCGCGCAGTAACGGGAAACACTGATGAAAATATCGAAACAAATCTTTTCGAAGCTTTGGTGGTACCTAATTCCAATCTTATTGACAGAAAAATTAAAGATGTAGACTTTCATAGATTTTACGATGCCTATCCTCTGGCTGTCAGAAAAGGGGGAATTATAGGCGATCAGAAACTATTAGAGCATAAGATAGGTCTGGGTGACATACTTTTGATGGATGGAGACAGTGAACCCAAAACATTTTACTCTAAAAATGACTGGATCACGATTCAAAGGATTGCTAAAGATGAAATAGAAAAGCATTTATACCAGAAAGATAAGCTGGCCGTATCGGTTGCCATACTTCTCGGTGTTATTATACTTGCCGTTACCAATATCCTTCCCATACTTATTGGAGCCTGGATTGGCGTTACTTTGATGATATTGACACGCTGTATAACGCTGAAACGAGCCTACCAGAATGTAGAGTGGAAGGTGGTATTTCTTTTGGCCGGCATTATTCCGTTGGGTACAGCCATGAATAAAACCGGTGCAGATGCATTGATAGCACAAGGCTTCATAGAGCTTACATCGGGCACTTCTCCTGCATTTGTTGTGTCAGGGCTGTTCCTGCTTACCACATTGCTTACAGGTATTATATCCAATCAGGCCACTGCTGTTTTGCTTGTCCCTATTGCTATCAGGATAGCCTCGGGGCTTGAAATGCCACCGGAGCCCCTGGTTATCGCCATTTTGTTCGGGGCAAATACGAGCTTTCTGACGCCGGTGGGGTACCAGACCAATGCCATGGTATATGGACCGGGTAATTACCGCTTCATAGACTTTCTGAAGGTGGGAGGACTGTTATGCCTTATATTCTGGATATTGGCGACATTCCTTATACCGAGGCTTTATATGTAA
- a CDS encoding 7-carboxy-7-deazaguanine synthase QueE produces MKLAKLNGKAEIFHTIQGEGKSIGRPSIFIRTSLCNLHCSWCDTDYTWNWTGTPFRHDKDVEPGYEKYAKAEYIAELSVTEIAAELEQINCRNVVLTGGEPLLQQAELAELMLLLRRANSNYRFEVETNGTIIPTNAFDSLVSQYNVSPKLSNSNNSTKLREKPEVYNFFAGNTRAVFKFVVSDTGDLEEVLTLVSRYDIKPGNVYLMPEGTSPERLKEKQQWLIEACKKYNFNYTDRLHIHIYGNKRGV; encoded by the coding sequence ATGAAGCTGGCAAAACTCAACGGGAAGGCAGAAATTTTTCATACTATTCAGGGAGAAGGAAAGAGCATCGGGCGTCCAAGTATTTTCATTCGCACTTCGCTTTGTAACCTTCACTGCTCATGGTGTGACACCGATTATACATGGAACTGGACAGGCACACCCTTCAGGCATGATAAAGATGTAGAGCCTGGTTATGAAAAATATGCTAAAGCCGAGTATATTGCTGAGCTTTCAGTAACTGAGATAGCAGCGGAACTGGAGCAAATAAATTGCAGAAATGTGGTATTGACCGGCGGAGAACCACTACTACAGCAAGCAGAGCTTGCTGAGCTTATGCTACTGCTTCGGAGAGCCAACTCCAACTATCGCTTTGAGGTTGAAACCAATGGTACTATTATACCCACCAACGCATTTGATAGCCTGGTGAGTCAATATAATGTCAGCCCGAAATTGTCAAACTCAAATAATTCCACAAAACTGCGTGAAAAGCCTGAAGTTTATAACTTTTTTGCCGGTAATACCAGGGCGGTTTTCAAATTTGTAGTAAGCGACACCGGAGATTTGGAAGAAGTGCTTACCCTTGTCAGCAGATATGACATAAAACCTGGTAATGTATATTTAATGCCCGAAGGCACATCTCCTGAAAGACTTAAAGAAAAACAACAGTGGCTGATAGAAGCTTGCAAAAAATATAATTTCAATTACACTGACCGGCTCCACATACACATCTATGGTAATAAAAGAGGTGTATAA
- a CDS encoding type I phosphomannose isomerase catalytic subunit — MNSFYPLKFKTIFKEKIWGGNKIKTILKKDFSPLENCGETWELSTVKGNISEIANGEFKGMLLDELLKKFPDEIMGSEVVSAFGTEFPLLIKFIDAQQDLSVQVHPDDTLAKARHNGMGKTEMWYIMQADNGASLIAGFNRPLNKEQYNDYFSKGTLDEILNRVEVEKGDVFYIPAGRIHTIGKGIMLAEIQQTSDLTYRIYDFDRVDAQGNKRELHVEEALDALDYTFHENYKTPYELHDNQRSTLVQSPYFTTNKFSLSQLKVLDYSAVDSFVIYICTEGQGSIKYNGGEQPITQGDVFLVPSVLKEIKIQPENNLELLEVYIG; from the coding sequence ATGAATAGCTTTTACCCACTAAAATTCAAAACCATTTTCAAGGAAAAGATATGGGGCGGAAATAAAATAAAAACAATACTAAAAAAAGATTTTAGCCCGCTGGAAAATTGTGGTGAGACCTGGGAGCTTTCAACCGTAAAGGGCAACATATCTGAAATTGCAAATGGCGAATTTAAAGGCATGCTTTTAGATGAGCTGCTCAAGAAGTTTCCTGATGAAATCATGGGGTCTGAAGTGGTGTCTGCCTTTGGTACAGAGTTTCCGTTACTTATTAAGTTTATTGATGCCCAGCAAGACCTTTCTGTACAGGTGCATCCCGATGATACCCTGGCTAAGGCAAGGCACAACGGCATGGGGAAGACTGAAATGTGGTATATTATGCAGGCCGATAATGGAGCCTCTTTAATTGCCGGGTTTAACCGTCCCCTGAATAAGGAGCAATATAATGACTATTTCAGCAAAGGCACCCTGGATGAAATCCTGAATAGGGTAGAAGTGGAAAAAGGTGATGTTTTTTACATCCCTGCAGGACGAATCCATACTATCGGAAAGGGTATTATGCTTGCGGAAATCCAGCAAACCTCTGATCTGACATACAGAATATATGATTTTGACAGGGTAGATGCCCAGGGCAACAAGCGAGAATTGCACGTGGAGGAGGCATTGGATGCCCTCGATTATACTTTTCATGAAAATTATAAAACACCTTATGAGCTTCATGATAACCAGCGATCTACACTTGTTCAGTCGCCCTATTTTACCACTAATAAGTTTAGTCTGAGTCAGTTAAAAGTTCTGGATTATTCGGCGGTAGACTCTTTCGTTATTTACATATGCACTGAGGGGCAGGGAAGTATCAAATACAATGGAGGAGAGCAGCCCATTACCCAGGGAGATGTATTTCTTGTGCCATCAGTTCTAAAAGAGATTAAAATACAACCCGAAAATAACCTGGAGTTGCTGGAAGTGTACATCGGTTAG
- a CDS encoding class II glutamine amidotransferase — translation MCRLLAYLGQPVLMDKFLYEPDNSMIKQSFEAKEIEEPLNGDGFGVGWYHKHITRQPAVFVSIYPAWNNRNLRYLASLVQSDCLIAHVRAASVGDVSESNCHPFHYRNYLMAHNGGVEEFDKIKRSLKDKLSDERYLWLKGQTDSEHLFALFLEYLSQKKEDFTADDVADSFEQMIVTLKEMMRLKGIAAPAYLNMVFVDGERMVGLRYTTGKDVKPLTLYYSEGSKYVCEDGVCYMVPSEGVDKSVMIVSEKLTDIAQDWKKIPDNHMVLVYKDLSVKLRKVVV, via the coding sequence ATGTGCAGATTATTAGCATACCTTGGTCAGCCGGTGTTAATGGATAAGTTCCTTTATGAGCCGGATAACTCCATGATCAAGCAGAGTTTTGAGGCTAAAGAAATCGAGGAACCTCTTAATGGGGATGGTTTTGGTGTTGGCTGGTACCACAAGCACATCACCCGTCAGCCGGCAGTGTTCGTATCCATATACCCGGCCTGGAACAACCGCAACCTGAGATACCTGGCTTCACTTGTGCAGTCAGACTGTCTGATAGCCCATGTCAGGGCTGCAAGCGTTGGTGATGTGTCTGAGTCTAATTGCCATCCCTTCCATTATAGAAACTACCTGATGGCCCACAATGGAGGTGTGGAAGAGTTTGATAAGATCAAACGTTCATTAAAAGACAAACTCTCAGATGAGCGCTATCTCTGGTTAAAAGGGCAAACGGATTCGGAACATTTGTTTGCCCTCTTTTTAGAGTACTTGTCTCAGAAAAAGGAAGATTTTACTGCTGATGATGTGGCTGATTCGTTCGAGCAAATGATAGTTACTTTAAAAGAAATGATGCGGCTCAAAGGCATTGCCGCACCGGCATACCTCAACATGGTTTTTGTAGATGGAGAAAGGATGGTTGGCCTCCGGTATACCACAGGCAAGGATGTAAAACCGCTTACCCTGTATTACTCTGAAGGAAGTAAATATGTGTGTGAAGACGGAGTCTGTTATATGGTCCCTTCCGAGGGTGTAGATAAGTCAGTGATGATAGTTTCAGAAAAGCTGACCGATATTGCTCAGGACTGGAAAAAAATTCCTGATAATCATATGGTTCTCGTCTATAAAGATCTTTCGGTAAAACTCAGAAAAGTGGTGGTTTAA
- a CDS encoding TonB-dependent receptor plug domain-containing protein, with protein MKCTYNLPKFAVIICLLLDTTPLYSQADTTETDFFDLSLEELLNIEISSASKTSQKISDAPSVVSLVNQNQIQKYGWISIHDIMGNMPGFSQSKDYDRRTLSSRGLYEGWNNNHLLMLVDGVPVNDNLYGTAYTWEITPMIFTKSLEVIRGPGSALYGSNATNGVVTINTLNPADLNGIGTARVRIGSRGTKIYDAITGAENDKASILLAFNSYETLGNEYMSFDDTRDIAGNYLTSQRKVQDDRSDNYIFAKIAGKGSLEGLSVQYHEQHWNFQTGHGWLFYIPDQPESMKEFRRLIAVKYKPNKVDSNFGYELMSRYQRHGIDWNMRYYSDNAFGGDYPGGVTEYLRTHADDVLTRLQASYKLGASSSLLAGVEHTIFLYNGDEAHSSNIDLNNTYEANPGNEFVNANPWFEFVKEKPVNAIGVFGQYISPKFGDKLQATLGARFDSQSFDYIDIYDANRAEKSKSFSQFSPRLGVVYFASQNLTFKGLAGRAFRTPAPTEMFGANTYSLASNIGELEPEIITTYELATDWKISSKFNLRVNGFYTDFENQIAYSVANANLSTNVYSLTSAGVESELLFTLNKFSGFFNYSYATRLDEEVLDDTIDESKDELTWVPKHTGNLGLTYTSRYFYLSTVIHHQGEVNRRTSDITTETSLFRPESIDAWTETDLKLAYTPTNKIEVGLLIKNLFDTEGQLVKNNAYTFDYNRPERSVLFDIKWTF; from the coding sequence ATGAAATGCACTTACAATCTACCGAAATTTGCGGTAATAATTTGCCTGCTATTGGATACGACTCCATTATACTCCCAGGCAGATACTACAGAAACTGATTTTTTTGACTTGTCTCTGGAAGAACTGTTGAATATTGAGATCAGCAGTGCCTCAAAAACCTCTCAGAAAATATCCGATGCACCAAGTGTTGTTTCTCTGGTAAATCAAAATCAAATTCAAAAATACGGATGGATCAGTATTCACGATATTATGGGAAACATGCCCGGCTTCTCTCAATCAAAAGATTATGACAGGCGCACTTTATCCAGCCGTGGCCTCTATGAAGGCTGGAATAACAACCACCTGCTTATGCTGGTAGATGGAGTTCCGGTAAATGACAATCTTTACGGGACCGCCTATACCTGGGAAATCACCCCAATGATATTCACCAAATCCCTTGAGGTGATCAGAGGGCCAGGCTCAGCATTATATGGGTCTAATGCCACCAACGGTGTGGTAACTATCAATACGCTAAACCCCGCTGATCTTAATGGTATTGGAACAGCCAGGGTTAGGATTGGCTCCAGAGGCACTAAAATATATGATGCTATTACGGGAGCTGAAAATGACAAAGCTTCTATTTTACTCGCTTTCAATTCGTATGAAACACTTGGAAATGAATATATGTCTTTTGATGATACCAGGGACATTGCGGGCAACTACCTGACATCGCAAAGGAAAGTGCAGGATGACAGGTCCGACAATTACATTTTTGCAAAGATTGCCGGTAAAGGTTCTCTGGAAGGACTTTCTGTACAATACCACGAACAGCACTGGAATTTCCAAACGGGACATGGCTGGCTATTTTATATACCCGACCAGCCAGAATCTATGAAAGAATTCAGAAGACTTATAGCCGTAAAGTATAAACCAAACAAGGTAGATTCAAACTTTGGCTATGAGCTGATGTCAAGATATCAGCGTCATGGCATCGACTGGAATATGCGCTATTACTCTGACAATGCCTTTGGCGGCGACTACCCTGGCGGAGTCACGGAATATTTACGCACACATGCTGATGATGTACTAACCCGATTACAGGCCAGCTATAAACTGGGCGCCTCATCGTCTCTATTGGCTGGTGTTGAGCATACCATTTTCCTTTACAACGGAGATGAGGCACACAGCAGTAATATTGACCTTAATAATACCTATGAGGCCAATCCAGGTAATGAGTTTGTAAATGCCAATCCATGGTTTGAGTTTGTTAAGGAAAAGCCTGTAAACGCCATAGGCGTATTTGGCCAGTATATTTCTCCGAAATTCGGTGATAAACTTCAAGCCACGCTTGGTGCAAGATTCGATTCGCAGTCATTCGACTACATTGATATCTATGACGCCAATAGAGCCGAGAAGAGCAAATCATTTAGTCAGTTCAGTCCAAGGCTCGGTGTTGTATATTTTGCCTCCCAAAATCTCACCTTCAAGGGACTTGCCGGAAGAGCTTTCAGAACCCCTGCCCCTACCGAAATGTTTGGCGCCAACACCTATTCACTGGCTTCCAATATAGGGGAGCTGGAACCAGAAATAATCACTACCTATGAGCTGGCAACTGACTGGAAGATCAGCAGTAAATTTAACCTGAGGGTCAATGGATTTTATACCGATTTTGAAAACCAGATTGCCTACAGTGTTGCCAATGCCAACCTGAGCACAAATGTTTATTCATTGACTTCTGCCGGTGTGGAGTCCGAACTATTGTTTACTCTAAATAAATTTTCCGGCTTTTTCAACTATTCCTATGCTACTCGTCTGGATGAAGAAGTGCTGGATGACACTATTGACGAAAGTAAGGATGAACTCACCTGGGTTCCTAAACACACCGGTAACTTAGGCCTTACGTACACATCCAGATATTTTTACCTCAGCACTGTAATTCACCATCAGGGAGAAGTAAACAGAAGAACTTCTGACATTACGACTGAAACTTCGTTATTCAGGCCTGAATCTATTGATGCCTGGACAGAAACGGACCTGAAACTTGCTTATACCCCTACAAATAAGATTGAGGTTGGTCTGTTGATTAAAAACCTGTTTGATACGGAAGGACAGCTTGTGAAGAACAATGCTTACACTTTTGATTACAACAGACCGGAAAGAAGTGTACTGTTTGATATAAAATGGACCTTCTAA
- a CDS encoding SulP family inorganic anion transporter, whose translation MTFIQQLKTKGFNPKNEILSGLTVALALVPEAVAFSIIADVSPLIGLYTAFIIGLITSLLGGRPGMISGATGAIAVVVVSLVARHGVEYLFAAVVLMGIIQIIIGVLRMGKFIRLVPQPVIYGFLNGLALVIFLSQLAQFKIEDENGAEHWLQGEPLFIMLGLVMVTMAIIHFLPKLTKAFPSSLAAILSISALVIFAGIPTKTVGDIASIAGGLPEFHLPLVSINWETIKIIFPYSLIMALVGLIESLLTLAVVDEMTETRGRGNKEAVAQGIANITTGFFGGMGGCAMIGQSIINVSSGGRFRLSGIVAAVFLLLFILFGAPLIEQIPMAALVGLMVMVSIGTFEWASLRIFRKVPLTDVIVMVLVAGVTVIFHNLAVAVILGVIISALAFAWENAKRIRARKTTDEHGYKHYEIYGPLFFGSVAAFNEKFDVANDPEHVVIDFKESRVVDHSAIEALNKVTERYARNGKKVHLKHLSEDCRKLMNNASAIIEVNYYEDPTYKVATDQIN comes from the coding sequence AAAACTAAGGGGTTTAACCCAAAGAATGAAATTCTATCAGGCCTTACCGTGGCCCTGGCCCTGGTACCAGAAGCAGTGGCATTTTCTATTATAGCAGACGTAAGTCCGTTGATTGGTCTATACACTGCATTTATCATCGGTTTGATCACTTCGCTATTGGGCGGCCGCCCGGGAATGATCTCTGGTGCTACCGGTGCAATTGCTGTGGTAGTGGTAAGCCTTGTAGCCAGGCATGGTGTGGAGTATTTATTTGCAGCAGTGGTACTAATGGGGATAATCCAGATTATCATTGGTGTTTTAAGAATGGGTAAATTTATCCGGTTAGTGCCTCAACCTGTAATTTACGGTTTCCTGAATGGATTGGCACTTGTAATATTTTTATCCCAATTGGCACAATTTAAAATAGAGGACGAAAATGGTGCTGAACATTGGTTACAAGGTGAGCCGCTCTTTATTATGTTGGGACTGGTTATGGTTACAATGGCCATCATTCACTTTTTACCGAAACTAACAAAAGCTTTTCCTTCCTCACTGGCGGCTATTCTAAGCATATCAGCTTTAGTAATATTTGCCGGTATCCCAACTAAAACGGTAGGTGATATAGCATCAATTGCAGGTGGCCTGCCAGAATTTCACCTGCCCCTGGTGTCTATAAACTGGGAAACGATAAAGATCATATTTCCTTATTCTTTGATCATGGCTCTCGTTGGTTTAATTGAGAGCCTGCTTACCCTGGCAGTAGTAGACGAGATGACAGAAACCAGAGGTCGGGGCAATAAGGAGGCAGTGGCCCAGGGTATAGCCAATATAACAACAGGCTTTTTCGGAGGCATGGGTGGATGTGCCATGATCGGGCAAAGCATTATCAATGTTAGTTCAGGTGGTCGTTTCAGGCTGTCTGGTATTGTAGCAGCAGTATTTTTATTATTGTTCATACTATTTGGCGCTCCTCTAATCGAGCAAATACCTATGGCAGCACTGGTGGGGCTGATGGTCATGGTCTCGATAGGTACTTTTGAGTGGGCAAGTTTAAGAATATTCCGGAAAGTTCCCCTAACCGATGTTATCGTAATGGTTTTGGTAGCTGGTGTTACGGTAATCTTTCACAACCTGGCAGTAGCTGTAATTTTAGGAGTTATCATTTCTGCCTTAGCATTTGCATGGGAAAATGCCAAACGGATCAGGGCAAGGAAGACTACGGATGAGCATGGGTATAAGCACTACGAGATATACGGACCATTATTTTTTGGTTCTGTAGCGGCATTTAATGAAAAGTTTGACGTTGCCAACGACCCTGAGCATGTAGTGATTGATTTTAAAGAGTCCAGGGTTGTAGACCATAGCGCCATTGAAGCTTTAAATAAGGTTACTGAAAGGTATGCCAGGAACGGCAAAAAAGTACACTTGAAACATTTAAGCGAAGATTGCAGGAAATTGATGAACAACGCATCAGCCATAATAGAAGTTAACTATTATGAAGACCCTACTTATAAAGTAGCTACCGATCAAATAAACTAG